Proteins found in one Ovis aries strain OAR_USU_Benz2616 breed Rambouillet chromosome 19, ARS-UI_Ramb_v3.0, whole genome shotgun sequence genomic segment:
- the IL17RE gene encoding interleukin-17 receptor E isoform X2, which yields MGSPSLAALLLPLLQLLTGLSASAGIGCPFLPRWSTRCLLASCMDGSFTGRSAQIPHHTQPAPPLSPKPWCACCCHRPHCWCLHLVSGPLDLQWGWLHLLVQKSEKSYKFWFCRRHRMPVSAQMKLLSSCCLSEKGHHNSSLSPDTSHKGLRSKRTQPVDPEAGEDLSRSGSQKLGGPEFSFDLLPETRAIQVTIPPGPEVSVRLCHQWALECEDLSHPFDAQKIVPGSRAVDLPYEFLLPCLCIEASYLQEDTVRRKKCPFQGQPEAYGSDFWESMNFTDHSQHNQMVMAVTLRCPLKLEASLCQRRGWPPLCEDLPNAVARESEGWYIVEKVDLHPQLCFKFSFRNSSHVECPHRTFAPSWNVSMDTQAQQVVLHFSSRTHVTFSAAWNYPGLGQDSVVPPVYSVSQTRGSTPVTLDLIVPFLRPGGCVLVWRSDVQFAWKRLLCPDVSHRRLGLLILALLAFTTLLGVVLILTCRRPLSGPGRAPPVLLLHVAESEAQRRLVGALAELLRAALGSGRDVIVDLWEGTRVARVGPLPWLWEARARVARERGTVVLLWSSTGPSPTGGPDPRAAPLRALLHAVPRPLLLLVYFSRLCAKGDIPPPLRALPRYRLLHDLPRLLRALDARASTEAATRGCFVARPRLRGRVELCRRLELEAAKLADHG from the exons ATGGGGAGCCCCAGCCTGGCAGCCCTGCTCCTGCCTCTTCTCCAGCTGCTCACTGGCCTGTCTGCCTCTGCTGGGATTGGCTGCCCCTTCCTTCCCCGCTGGAGTACCCGCTGTCTACTGGCCTCTTGCATG GATGGCAGTTTCACTG GAAGGTCTGCCCAGATTCCTCACCATACCCAGCcggcccctcccctctccccaaagcCTTGGTGTGCTTGCTGCTGCCACCGTCCCCACTGCTGGTGCTTGCATCTGGTGTCAGGTCCCTTGG ATCTTCAGTGGGGTTGGCTCCACCTCCTAGTGCAGAAATCCGAAAAGTCTTACAAGTTCTGGTtctgtaggagacacaggatgcCAGTGTCTGCTCAG ATGAAATTGCTGAGTAGCTGCTGCCTCTCTGAGAAGGGCCATCACAACTCCAGCCTCTCCCCAGATACCTCCCACAAGGGGCTGCGCTCCAAAAGAACCCAGCCAGTGGATCCAGAGGCAGGGGAAGATCTCTCCAGATCCGGCTCACAAAAGCTTGGAG GACCTGAGTTCTCCTTTGACTTGCTGCCTGAGACAAGGGCTATTCAAGTGACCATTCCTCCAGGCCCAGAGGTCAGTGTGCGTCTTTGCCACCAGTGGGCACTGGAGTGTGAGGACCTGAGCCATCCCTTTGATGCCCAG AAAATTGTGCCTGGGAGCCGCGCTGTAGACCTGCCTTATGAATTCCTTCTGCCCTGTCTGTGCATCGAG GCATCCTACCTGCAAGAGGACACCGTGAGGCGCAAAAAATGTCCCTTCCAGGGCCAGCCTGAAGCCT ATGGCTCAGACTTCTGGGAGTCAATGAACTTCACTGACCACAGCCAGCACAATCAGATGGTAATGGCCGTGACACTCCGCTGTCCACTGAAGCTGGAGGCCTCCCTGTGCCAGAGGAGGGGCTGGCCCCCCCTCTGCGAAGACCTCCCCAATGCCGTGGCTCGAGAGTCAGAGGGG TGGTACATCGTGGAGAAAGTGGACTTGCATCCCCAGCTCTGCTTCAAG TTCTCTTTTAGAAACAGCAGCCACGTTGAATGCCCCCACCGGACATTCG ctccatcctggaatgtgagcaTGGATACCCAGGCCCAGCAGGTGGTCCTTCACTTCTCTTCAAGAACACATGTCACCTTCAGTGCTGCCTGGAACTACCCAGGCTTGGGGCAGGACAGCGTGGTGCCCCCCGTGTACAGCGTCAGCCAG ACTCGGGGCTCAACCCCAGTGACCCTAGACCTCATCGTTCCTTTCCTGAGGCCAGGAGGCTGTGTCCTG GTGTGGAGGTCAGATGTCCAGTTTGCCTGGAAGCGCCTCTTGTGTCCAGATG TCTCTCACAGACGCCTGGGGCTCCTGATCCTGGCACTGCTGGCCTTCACCACCCTGCTGGGAGTTGTTTTGATTCTCACGTGCCGGCGTCCACTGTCAG GCCCGGGCCGAGCGCCGCCGGTGCTGCTGCTGCACGTGGCGGAGTCTGAGGCGCAGCGGCGCCTGGTGGGAGCACTTGCTGAACTGTTGCGAGCCGCGCTGGGCAGTGGGCGCGACGTGATCGTGGACCTTTGGGAGGGCACGCGGGTGGCGCGCGTCGGCCCCCTGCCGTGGCTCTGGGAGGCTCGGGCGCGTGTGGCGCGGGAGCGGGGCACTGTGGTACTTCTGTGGAGCAGCACCGGCCCCAGCCCCACCGGCGGCCCGGATCCTCGCGCTGCGCCCCTGCGCGCCCTGCTTCACGCCGTCCCGcgcccgctgctgctgctggtttACTTTAGTCGTCTCTGCGCCAAGGGCGACATTCCCCCGCCCCTGCGCGCCCTGCCCCGCTACCGCCTGCTGCACGACCTGCCGCGCCTGCTGCGCGCCCTGGACGCTCGGGCTTCTACTGAAGCCGCCACCCGGGGCTGCTTCGTCGCCCGGCCGCGCCTGCGGGGTCGCGTGGAGCTGTGCCGCAGGCTGGAACTGGAGGCCGCCAAACTTGCCGACCACGGCTGA